Within Anopheles nili chromosome 3, idAnoNiliSN_F5_01, whole genome shotgun sequence, the genomic segment TGGGACTGAAGGAACCATAAACGGTAACAGATCGGTAAGCTTCAACATCTGAGGCTGCAATAGCTGTGGCTTGAAACGTTTCTCGTCCGAATGTTTGGCCGAATGCGACTGAAGTAGATAACGCGTTTTAAAGACCATGCCACACAGCAAACAGCGGTGTTTGCCGGCGGTTGCTTCCGGTGCGTGCTCAACACCATCGGCAGGGTGTTTCGCATCCATGTGGGCACGCAATTGCCTTTTACCGGTGAACCGTAACCCGCACTTGACGCATTTCATAGCCATTGGTGTTGGTCTCGTTTTTTGATGGTCTATAGCCGCTCCTGCCGGTGGTTCCGTGTCCATGCACGTTTCACTGCACACGGCCGGATCGGTCGGAGATGGGACCTCCTCATCCGGAGGATCCACTGCATCCGGTTGCTGCGGTTCCCGGTGCCACCTTCGATGGTTTCGGAGCTGCTTGTTGTTCTTGAA encodes:
- the LOC128724832 gene encoding myeloid zinc finger 1-like, whose translation is MESFKTPILYRLNNTHMKIHSEERNFKCAICGKAFKNNKQLRNHRRWHREPQQPDAVDPPDEEVPSPTDPAVCSETCMDTEPPAGAAIDHQKTRPTPMAMKCVKCGLRFTGKRQLRAHMDAKHPADGVEHAPEATAGKHRCLLCGMVFKTRYLLQSHSAKHSDEKRFKPQLLQPQMLKLTDLLPFMVPSVPVA